AACGAGAACAGCAATCGTTATCTTTTTTCTGCCCCTCTGCTTTTCTTTTGCCTCATGGCGCATAATAACGCTTTCGCTTTCTTCATGAAGAACATCTTCGCTCGTGTGAGAAAGCAATTTCTGATAAATTGCGTTACAGTCAGCACAGGCGTTCAAATGCTCTTTTACCATCTCTGCGCTTGCTTCGCTGCAAGCACCGTCAACATACAGCGGAAGAATATCTCGAACAATATCGCATTGTTTACTCATGCTTTTCATCCATCCTTTCTTGAATTTTTAGCTTTGCACGATGATAAGTAACTCTCGCCCATGATTCTGTTTTTCCAAAAATTGCAGCAATTTGTGAAAAAGATAGTTCCCCGAATACGCGAAGCTGAAATACTTCTTTGTATGGTTCTTCCAAACGGTGAAGAACGAGGTGTATGCGGAACGCCATGTCAGAATCTGCAACTGAGTTCTCAACATTTTCATTTGATGGCAAGTCATTGATTTCGCTCACATCAGCTACTCGCTGACGGCTTCGCATTTCATCATGGTAAAGATTTTTTGCTATGGAGCAGAGCCATGTCAATTCATCTGACTTACCTTTGAATTGTGATGTTGTAGAA
This window of the Mediterraneibacter butyricigenes genome carries:
- a CDS encoding RNA polymerase sigma factor, with the translated sequence MDYEKLYKAYYLQVYSYTISLAKNREIAEEITQNTFYKAVSTTSQFKGKSDELTWLCSIAKNLYHDEMRSRQRVADVSEINDLPSNENVENSVADSDMAFRIHLVLHRLEEPYKEVFQLRVFGELSFSQIAAIFGKTESWARVTYHRAKLKIQERMDEKHE